GAACGGGCAACATCGCTCAGTCGCCCAGTCGCTCCCCCGTCAGCGCCGAGAAGGCGTGCACCTCGTCCGTGCGGAAACCGACCCGCACCCGCTCCCCCGCACGGGGCGGGGTGCGGGAGTCGACGCGCACCACGAGCCGTTCCTCGTCGTCCTGCCCGGTGTCGATCACCCCGTGGCACAGCGCCTCGGCACCGAGTTCCTCCACCAGCTCCACCGTCAGCGGTATCCCCTCGGTGTCCAGGTACAGCGCTTCGGGACGCAACCCCAACCGCAGGGTCTCGGCCCCCTCCGCCTCGGCGGCCCGCAACACCTCGCGCGGCAGCGGAACGGTCGTTCCGCCGAGCGAGGCCCCGTCCGCGTCGAAGGGGGCCGTGGGCAGGTTCATCGCGGGAGATCCGGTGAACCCGGCGACGAAGGCGTTCGCCGGGCGGTCGTAGAGGGCGCGAGGGGTGTCGCACTGCTGCAGCACTCCTTCGTCCAGCACGGCGACCCGATCGCCCATCGTCATGGCCTCGACCTGGTCGTGGGTGACGTAGACGGTGGTCACTCCGAGGCGGCGCTGCAGCGCGGCGATCTGGGCCCGTGTGGAGGACCGCAGTTTCGCGTCCAGGTTCGAC
This genomic stretch from Actinopolyspora halophila DSM 43834 harbors:
- a CDS encoding ABC transporter ATP-binding protein, yielding MATITYDRTTRHYPGTEHPAVDGLRLDIADGEFLVLVGPSGCGKSTSLRMLAGLEDVDDGAIHIGSREVTHLAPRDRDIAMVFQNYALYPHMSVAGNMGFALRMAGMDRAEIADRVRDAARLLRIEEFLDRKPKELSGGQRQRVAMGRAIVREPQVFLMDEPLSNLDAKLRSSTRAQIAALQRRLGVTTVYVTHDQVEAMTMGDRVAVLDEGVLQQCDTPRALYDRPANAFVAGFTGSPAMNLPTAPFDADGASLGGTTVPLPREVLRAAEAEGAETLRLGLRPEALYLDTEGIPLTVELVEELGAEALCHGVIDTGQDDEERLVVRVDSRTPPRAGERVRVGFRTDEVHAFSALTGERLGD